One part of the Raphanus sativus cultivar WK10039 chromosome 7, ASM80110v3, whole genome shotgun sequence genome encodes these proteins:
- the LOC108816438 gene encoding serine/threonine-protein kinase STY13-like, whose protein sequence is MEKRSGEEEGGVGKKDRIFRADKIDLNSLDKQLEKHLSRVWSRNLEITHKAKEEEWEINLAKLETRNVIARGTFGTVYKGVYDGEDVAVKVLDWEDNGKESTTNRALFRQEVTVWHKLNHPNVTKFVGASMGTTNLKIPIHDSENSLPQRACCVVVEYVSGGTLKQYLIRNRRKKLAFKVVIKLALDLSRGLSYLHSEKIVHRDVKTENMLLDVQSNLKIADFGVARAEALNPKDMTGETGTLGYMAPEVIDGKPYNRRCDVYSFGICLWEIYCCDMPYPDLSFVDVSSAVVLHNLRPEIPRCCPTVLANIMKKCWDGNPQRRPEMVDVVKMLEGIDTSKGGGMIPEDQSPGGCFCFAPARGP, encoded by the exons ATGGAGAAAAGatcaggagaagaagaagggggTGTTGGGAAGAAAGACAGGATCTTTCGAGCAGATAAGATCGATTTAAATAGTTTAGATAAACAGCTTGAGAAACATCTGAGTAGGGTTTGGTCGAGGAACCTTGAAATAACTCATAAAGCTAAGGAGGAAGAGTGGGAGATTAATTTGGCTAAGTTGGAAACAAGGAATGTTATTGCTCGTGGTACTTTTGGGACGGTCTATAAAGGCGTATATGATGGTGAAGATGTTGCAG TGAAGGTGCTTGATTGGGAAGATAATGGTAAAGAAAGCACAACAAATAGGGCTTTATTTCGTCAAGAGGTCACTGTTTGGCACAAACTAAACCACCCAAATGTCACAAAG TTTGTTGGAGCATCAATGGGAACAACGAATCTGAAAATACCAATACATGACTCAGAAAATTCGTTACCTCAACGAGCTTGTTGTGTAGTTGTGGAATATGTCTCTGGTGGAACGTTGAAGCAGTACTTGATCCGTAATAGACGCAAAAAACTCGCGTTTAAAGTTGTTATCAAACTTGCTCTCGACCTCTCCCGAGG GCTAAGCTATCTGCACTCAGAGAAGATAGTGCACCGTGATGTGAAAACAGAGAATATGCTTTTGGATGTTCAAAGTAATCTGAAAATAGCAGATTTTGGAGTAGCGAGAGCGGAAGCTCTGAATCCAAAGGACATGACTGGAGAAACGGGTACTCTTGGATACATGGCTCCTGAG GTTATCGATGGTAAGCCATACAACAGAAGGTGTGATGTTTATAGCTTTGGGATATGTTTATGGGAAATCTACTGCTGTGACATGCCTTATCCTGATCTTAGCTTTGTCGATGTTTCTTCAGCTGTTGTCTTACAT AATCTGAGACCGGAGATTCCTAGATGCTGTCCGACAGTATTGGCGAATATAATGAAGAAATGTTGGGATGGGAATCCGCAGAGACGACCGGAGATGGTGGACGTGGTGAAGATGCTTGAAGGAATTGATACCAGTAAAGGTGGCGGTATGATACCTGAAGATCAGAGTCCCGGCGGCTGCTTTTGCTTTGCTCCAGCTCGTGGCCCCTAA
- the LOC108815018 gene encoding pentatricopeptide repeat-containing protein At4g14850, translating into MTLLTANALGSLLENAISTSSMRLGRVVHARIVKTLDSPPPPFLANYLINMYSKLDHPDSARLVLSLTPSRNVVSWTSLVSGLVQNGHFSSALLEFFEMRREGVFPNDFTFPCAFKAAASLRSSVTGKQIHALAVKCGRILDVFVGCSAFDMYFKTKLRDDARKMFDEIPERNLATWNAYISNSVTDGRPREAIGAFIEFRKIGGHPNSITFCAFLNACSDGLLLNLGEQLHGLVFRGGFDRDVSVCNGLIDFYGKCKKIHCSETVFAEMGTRNAVSWCSLVAAYVQNHEDEKASLLFLRSRKEIVETSDFMISTTLSACAGMAGLELGRSVHAHAVKACVERTIFVGSALVDMYGKCGCIEDSEQAFHEMPEKNLVTMNSLIGGYAHQGQVDRALALFEEMAPRGCGPAPNYMTFVSVLSACSRAGDVENGMKIFDSMRSRYGIEPGAEHYSCVVDMLGRAGMVERAYDFIKKMPIQPTISIWGALQNACRMHSKPHLGVIAADNLFKLDPKDSGNHVLLSNTFAAAGRWAEANTVREEMKGVGIKKGTGYSWITVKNQVHTFQAKDRSHRMNKEIQTMLTKLRNEMEAAGYKPDLKLSLYDLEEEEKVAEVAHHSEKLALAFGLLALPLGVPIRITKNLRICGDCHSFFKFVSGSVNREIIVRDNNRFHRFMGGTCSCKDYW; encoded by the exons ATGACACTCCTCACGGCGAACGCTCTGGGGTCACTTCTGGAGAATGCAATCTCCACGAGCTCTATGCGATTGGGCCGTGTGGTCCACGCGCGAATCGTCAAGACCCTCGACTCTCCTCCACCTCCGTTCCTGGCAAACTACCTCATCAACATGTACTCCAAACTCGACCATCCCGACTCGGCTCGACTCGTTCTCAGCCTCACTCCTTCCCGGAACGTGGTCTCTTGGACGTCGCTCGTATCCGGGCTAGTTCAAAACGGTCACTTCTCCTCCGCGTTGCTTGAGTTCTTCGAAATGCGACGAGAAGGCGTTTTCCCTAACGACTTCACTTTCCCTTGCGCCTTCAAAGCCGCGGCTTCGTTGCGGTCGTCAGTTACTGGGAAACAGATTCATGCGCTTGCTGTCAAGTGTGGACGTATACTTGATGTGTTTGTTGGGTGCAGTGCTTTTGATATGTATTTCAAAACTAAGCTTAGGGATGATGCTCGAAAGATGTTCGATGAAATTCCTGAGAGGAATCTTGCTACTTGGAATGCTTATATATCTAACTCTGTCACTGATGGAAGGCCTAGGGAAGCTATTGGAGCTTTTATTGAGTTTAGAAAGATTGGTGGACACCCTAATTCCATAACTTTTTGCGCCTTCCTTAATGCTTGTTCAGATGGGTTGCTTTTGAATCTAGGCGAGCAACTGCATGGGCTTGTGTTTCGTGGTGGGTTTGATAGAGATGTGTCAGTGTGTAATGGGTTGATCGATTTTTATGGAAAGTGTAAGAAGATTCACTGTAGTGAGACTGTGTTTGCTGAAATGGGTACGAGAAATGCTGTTTCTTGGTGTTCGCTGGTGGCTGCGTATGTGCAGAATCATGAAGATGAGAAGGCGTCTTTGTTGTTTCTGCGTTCAAGGAAGGAGATTGTTGAGACTTCTGATTTTATGATCTCAACTACTCTGAGTGCGTGTGCTGGTATGGCAGGTCTTGAGTTGGGAAGATCAGTGCATGCTCATGCTGTGAAAGCTTGCGTTGAAAGGACTATCTTTGTGGGAAGTGCACTAGTTGACATGTATGGAAAATGCGGATGTATAGAAGATTCAGAACAAGCTTTCCATGAAATGCCTGAAAAGAACTTGGTGACGATGAACTCACTCATCGGTGGATACGCTCATCAGGGTCAGGTTGATAGGGCGTTGGCATTATTTGAAGAAATGGCACCACGTGGATGCGGTCCGGCTCCAAATTATATGACGTTTGTGTCCGTGCTTTCAGCTTGTAGTAGAGCAGGGGATGTGGAAAACGGTATGAAGATATTTGATTCAATGAGGAGTAGATATGGCATTGAGCCAGGAGCTGAGCACTATTCATGCGTTGTGGACATGCTAGGGAGAGCTGGGATGGTCGAACGAGCATACGATTTCATAAAGAAAATGCCAATTCAACCGACAATCTCGATTTGGGGCGCTCTTCAGAATGCTTGCAGGATGCATAGTAAGCCACACCTCGGTGTAATAGCAGCTGACAACCTTTTTAAACTTGACCCTAAAGATTCAGGCAACCACGTTCTGCTTTCCAATACGTTTGCAGCAGCTGGAAG GTGGGCGGAAGCCAACACCGtgagagaagagatgaaagGCGTAGGGATCAAGAAAGGAACCGGGTATAGTTGGATCACAGTGAAGAACCAAGTCCATACCTTTCAAGCTAAGGACAGATCACACAGAATGAACAAAGAGATTCAGACAATGCTAACCAAGCTAAGGAATGAGATGGAGGCTGCAGGGTACAAGCCTGATCTGAAACTCTCGCTTTACGATCTGGAGGAAGAGGAAAAAGTAGCGGAAGTCGCGCACCACAGTGAGAAACTGGCTCTAGCGTTTGGCTTGCTAGCTTTACCACTCGGTGTTCCCATCAGGATCACCAAGAACCTTAGGATCTGTGGAGATTGTCACAGCTTCTTCAAGTTTGTGTCTGGGAGTGTTAACAGAGAGATCATTGTAAGAGACAATAACCGGTTTCATCGGTTCATGGGTGGGACGTGTTCTTGTAAGGATTATTGGTAA
- the LOC130494537 gene encoding uncharacterized protein LOC130494537, whose translation MDTDQEMSQNPPPYEHVCADDTNHKFWENDGDDHVKENGNRSSFTPGETDLNQLQAIPPVSYGQGLPFAPVDFPSPSDVWTWRVGRRVSATGFHKDRFLILPDRLKMKNVPKSFASKNTLSRYLATNFPEMDVNAFFASFCWNIPGFVSTC comes from the exons ATGGATACGGATCAAGAGATGAGTCAAAATCCTCCTCC GTATGAACATGTTTGTGCTGATGACACTAACCACAAATTTTGGGAGAATGACGGTGATGATCATGTGAAGGAGAATGGTAACAGAAGCTCCTTCACTCCTGGTGAAACGGATCTGAACCAACTCCAGGCGATTCCACCGGTTTCTTATGGGCAAGGTTTGCCTTTTGCACCAGTTGATTTTCCGAGCCCAAGCGATGTTTGGACGTGGAGAGTTGGGAGGAGAGTGAGTGCTACTGGGTTTCATAAGGATAGGTTCCTCATCCTCCCTGATAGGCTTAAGATGAAGAATGTACCAAAGTCATTTGCTAGCAAAAACACTCTTTCTCGTTATCTCGCGACGAATTTCCCTGAGATGGATGTTAATGCCTTTTTTGCATCTTTTTGCTGGAACATCCCTGGCTTTGTTTCAACCTGCTGA